From a region of the Constantimarinum furrinae genome:
- a CDS encoding RidA family protein — protein MKLFIPVWILSTLFFGMAGCTDQKNRNEKSMVSENEQNVKPDTLVFYDSHEPEKQDLPFSDVVQVGNLYFLSGQIGMDHGTRKLVSGGITAETVQTLENIKAVLEHHNLRLTQVVKVMVILDDIDDFSAFNEVYITYFPQKPARTTFAAEALAKGAKIEIEVVAAANTSSENN, from the coding sequence ATGAAGTTATTTATCCCGGTTTGGATTTTGAGTACTTTATTCTTCGGAATGGCGGGGTGCACAGATCAAAAAAATAGAAACGAAAAATCGATGGTTTCAGAAAATGAGCAGAATGTTAAACCCGATACCCTTGTTTTTTATGACTCTCATGAACCTGAAAAACAAGATCTTCCTTTTAGCGATGTTGTGCAAGTAGGAAATCTTTATTTTCTATCGGGCCAAATAGGAATGGACCACGGTACTCGCAAATTGGTTTCAGGAGGTATTACTGCGGAAACGGTTCAGACGCTCGAAAATATTAAGGCAGTGCTTGAACATCATAACCTTAGGCTTACCCAAGTAGTAAAAGTGATGGTGATCCTCGATGATATCGATGATTTTTCAGCATTTAATGAAGTCTATATAACTTACTTTCCGCAGAAACCCGCGAGAACTACCTTCGCAGCTGAAGCCCTTGCCAAAGGCGCCAAAATTGAAATTGAGGTCGTGGCCGCAGCGAATACGTCCTCAGAAAATAACTGA
- a CDS encoding 7-carboxy-7-deazaguanine synthase QueE, with amino-acid sequence MLEQTQLLVDKGEMLPLMEEFYTIQGEGFHKGTAAYFIRIGGCDVGCHWCDVKESWNAALHPPTRTEAIVKNAAAYSNTVVVTGGEPLTWDMGPLTAQLKAKGLQVHIETSGAYSLTGAWDWICLSPKKVKLPTEEIYKVANELKVIVYNNDDLRFAEEQAAKVNSECILYLQPEWSKREKVIPVIVDYVMKHPKWKVSLQTHKYLNIP; translated from the coding sequence ATGTTAGAGCAAACTCAATTATTGGTCGACAAAGGTGAAATGCTTCCGTTGATGGAAGAATTTTATACCATTCAAGGGGAGGGATTTCACAAAGGCACGGCAGCTTATTTTATACGAATAGGAGGTTGCGATGTTGGCTGCCATTGGTGTGATGTGAAAGAAAGCTGGAATGCTGCCTTACACCCGCCTACACGGACTGAAGCCATAGTGAAAAATGCAGCTGCATATTCGAATACAGTGGTAGTTACGGGAGGAGAGCCGCTCACCTGGGATATGGGGCCTTTAACGGCTCAGTTAAAAGCAAAGGGTTTACAAGTACATATTGAAACCTCCGGAGCATATTCCCTTACAGGAGCGTGGGACTGGATTTGTCTTTCTCCAAAGAAAGTCAAACTTCCCACCGAAGAAATTTACAAAGTTGCCAATGAGCTTAAGGTTATCGTCTATAACAATGACGATCTTCGTTTTGCCGAAGAACAGGCAGCCAAGGTTAACAGCGAATGTATTCTTTATCTGCAACCGGAATGGAGTAAACGTGAAAAGGTTATTCCTGTCATTGTCGATTACGTGATGAAACACCCAAAATGGAAAGTTTCGCTGCAAACGCACAAATATCTCAATATTCCATAA
- a CDS encoding DUF2911 domain-containing protein produces the protein MKNFAFAFAIVAATLFSTQEVQAQSFPKMDASPMDLALAKADRNSQPVARVIYSRPLKKDRKIFGNLVPYGEVWRTGANEATELTLYKPMMFGKARLDAGTYTLYTIPNEDSWTIIINSDTNVWGAYSYKKEKDVARIDVPAKDAPAPTESLSMVFRPESDGMTLMIGWDSTYVEIPFKSI, from the coding sequence ATGAAAAATTTTGCTTTCGCCTTTGCGATCGTTGCAGCGACCTTATTTTCTACACAAGAAGTTCAAGCTCAATCTTTTCCTAAGATGGACGCGAGTCCTATGGACCTTGCTCTTGCAAAAGCCGATAGGAACAGTCAGCCAGTAGCACGTGTCATATACAGCCGCCCTCTGAAGAAAGATCGTAAGATCTTCGGAAACCTAGTTCCATACGGAGAGGTTTGGCGAACCGGCGCCAATGAAGCCACAGAGCTTACACTGTATAAACCCATGATGTTTGGAAAGGCCAGGCTTGATGCCGGAACATATACGCTGTACACCATTCCCAATGAAGATTCTTGGACTATTATCATTAACAGCGACACCAATGTGTGGGGCGCTTATAGCTATAAGAAAGAAAAAGATGTGGCGAGAATTGATGTGCCTGCTAAGGACGCACCTGCACCTACAGAGTCATTATCTATGGTTTTTCGCCCCGAAAGTGACGGAATGACCCTAATGATCGGCTGGGACTCTACCTACGTGGAAATACCCTTTAAATCGATCTAA
- the gyrB gene encoding DNA topoisomerase (ATP-hydrolyzing) subunit B, producing the protein MSEEQKKGSYGADSIQALEGMEHVRMRPSMYIGDVGVRGLHHLVYEVVDNSIDEAMGGHCDTIDVWINEDNSVSVKDNGRGIPVDMHKKEGVSALEVVMTKIGAGGKFDKDSYKVSGGLHGVGVSVVNALSENLKATVHRDGKIWEQEYERGKSMYPVKAVGETDYRGTIVTFKPDSQIFQQSLEYNYDTLASRLRELSFLNKGITITLTDKRHTEENGDFVTETFHSDEGLKEFIRFLDGNREPLISDVISMEGEKNDIPVEVAMVYNTSFNENLHSYVNNINTHEGGTHLSGFRRGLTTTLKKYADASGMLDKLKFEISGDDFREGLTAIISVKVAEPQFEGQTKTKLGNREVTSAVSQAVSEMLENYLEEHPNDAKTIVQKVILAAQARHAARKAREMVQRKTVMSGGGLPGKLSDCSEQDPEKCEVFLVEGDSAGGTAKQGRDRNFQAILPLRGKILNVEKAMQHKVFENEEIRNIFTALGVTIGTEEDSKALNLEKLRYHKVVIMCDADVDGSHISTLILTFFFRYMKELVEAGYVYIATPPLYLVKKGQKKEYAWSDKQRDELNEQFGGSASIQRYKGLGEMNAEQLWETTMKPDNRTLRQVTIDNGTEADRVFSMLMGDEVPPRREFIEKNAVYANIDA; encoded by the coding sequence ATGAGCGAAGAACAGAAAAAAGGCAGTTACGGAGCCGATAGTATTCAGGCATTAGAAGGGATGGAACACGTGCGTATGCGCCCGTCCATGTATATAGGAGATGTAGGTGTTCGCGGACTACATCATTTGGTGTATGAAGTGGTGGATAATTCCATCGATGAGGCCATGGGAGGCCATTGTGATACGATCGATGTATGGATCAATGAAGACAACTCAGTTTCAGTAAAAGATAACGGTCGGGGTATTCCGGTCGATATGCATAAAAAAGAAGGCGTTTCGGCATTAGAGGTGGTAATGACCAAGATTGGTGCCGGAGGTAAATTCGATAAGGACTCTTATAAAGTTTCTGGTGGTTTACACGGAGTAGGAGTTTCGGTGGTAAATGCACTTTCTGAAAACCTGAAGGCCACTGTGCATCGCGATGGGAAGATATGGGAACAGGAATACGAGCGTGGTAAATCTATGTATCCTGTAAAGGCGGTAGGAGAGACCGATTACAGAGGAACCATCGTTACGTTTAAACCCGATAGTCAGATTTTTCAGCAATCGCTAGAATACAATTACGACACTTTAGCAAGCAGGTTAAGAGAACTTTCTTTTCTGAATAAGGGGATTACTATTACACTAACCGACAAGCGCCATACAGAAGAGAATGGTGATTTTGTAACCGAAACGTTTCACAGTGATGAAGGACTAAAGGAATTTATTCGCTTCCTCGATGGGAATCGGGAACCGCTTATTTCTGATGTCATCTCCATGGAAGGCGAAAAGAATGATATTCCGGTAGAAGTGGCTATGGTATACAACACTTCCTTTAATGAAAATCTGCATTCGTACGTAAACAATATCAATACACATGAGGGAGGTACCCACCTTTCGGGATTCAGAAGAGGTTTAACAACCACCCTTAAAAAATATGCCGATGCTTCGGGAATGCTCGACAAACTGAAATTTGAAATTTCAGGAGATGATTTCCGTGAAGGATTAACCGCTATTATTTCAGTAAAAGTCGCAGAGCCTCAGTTTGAAGGACAAACTAAAACCAAATTAGGAAACCGGGAAGTGACTTCGGCGGTGAGTCAGGCCGTTTCCGAGATGCTTGAAAATTATCTCGAAGAACATCCAAACGATGCCAAAACCATAGTCCAAAAAGTAATTCTGGCGGCTCAAGCGAGACACGCAGCTCGAAAAGCACGGGAAATGGTGCAGCGAAAGACGGTTATGAGTGGCGGCGGACTGCCCGGAAAGCTTTCCGATTGCTCCGAACAGGATCCTGAAAAATGCGAAGTATTCCTCGTGGAGGGAGACTCGGCAGGTGGAACGGCCAAGCAGGGTCGTGACCGAAACTTTCAGGCCATCTTACCGCTTCGTGGAAAGATCCTCAACGTGGAAAAAGCCATGCAGCACAAGGTTTTTGAAAATGAAGAAATAAGAAACATATTTACAGCACTTGGCGTTACCATAGGTACCGAAGAGGACAGCAAAGCCCTTAACCTCGAAAAATTACGCTATCACAAAGTAGTGATCATGTGTGATGCCGATGTGGATGGTAGCCATATCTCAACGCTTATTCTAACCTTCTTTTTCCGATATATGAAAGAGCTGGTTGAAGCAGGTTATGTTTATATCGCTACACCGCCCTTATACCTCGTAAAAAAGGGTCAAAAGAAAGAATATGCGTGGAGTGATAAACAGAGAGACGAGCTCAATGAGCAGTTTGGAGGGAGTGCCAGCATACAGCGATATAAAGGTCTGGGGGAGATGAACGCCGAACAGCTTTGGGAAACCACCATGAAACCCGACAACCGTACATTGCGACAGGTCACCATAGACAACGGAACTGAAGCAGACCGTGTGTTTTCTATGTTGATGGGAGATGAGGTTCCGCCGCGTCGGGAATTCATCGAGAAAAACGCCGTGTATGCCAATATTGATGCATAA
- a CDS encoding DUF6588 family protein, whose product MKNIMFTLCFVSITSLSAQENLEDLLAAGIEDAQRFTAGYISPATEGMIYNTSNGWINSAEVKKPLKFEISVIGNATFVKDEHKTFTLNTADYNNLKFRDGSTSKEVATAFGENDPDILVFAEVQDFSGVFTEEVEFLLPQGLASVNVNVLPTAFLQARLGVLKATEVKVRYFPKIDREDVKTGLVGFGLQHEISQWFPAESAFPVAISGFVGYTNVSGNYDFTDDEVIDGDNQQFDVSINSWLFQLQGSTTMPVFNVYGGLGYVTGTSDFDVLGTYRVRAGVPFFETTNEFTDPFSVTNKISGIRATLGAKLQLGFFGLHADYNIAEYNNVSVGMHFGI is encoded by the coding sequence ATGAAAAATATAATGTTTACCCTATGCTTTGTTTCTATAACTTCCTTAAGTGCTCAGGAGAATCTGGAAGATCTGCTCGCTGCAGGTATTGAAGACGCGCAGCGCTTTACCGCAGGCTATATTTCTCCCGCTACCGAAGGGATGATCTACAATACTTCCAACGGCTGGATCAACTCTGCCGAAGTGAAAAAACCGCTTAAATTCGAGATCTCTGTGATCGGGAATGCGACCTTCGTAAAGGACGAACACAAAACATTTACCCTTAATACTGCCGATTATAACAATCTGAAATTTCGTGATGGAAGTACCTCCAAAGAGGTTGCAACCGCCTTTGGTGAAAATGACCCCGACATTCTCGTATTTGCCGAGGTTCAGGATTTTTCCGGGGTTTTTACTGAAGAAGTGGAATTTTTGCTTCCGCAGGGACTAGCATCGGTCAATGTTAATGTATTGCCCACTGCCTTTCTTCAGGCCCGACTGGGTGTTTTAAAGGCTACTGAAGTGAAAGTCAGGTATTTTCCGAAGATAGACCGGGAAGACGTAAAAACCGGATTAGTGGGCTTCGGATTACAACATGAAATAAGTCAATGGTTCCCTGCCGAAAGTGCATTTCCCGTGGCTATTTCCGGATTTGTGGGCTATACCAACGTTTCGGGTAATTACGATTTTACTGATGATGAAGTCATCGATGGGGATAATCAGCAGTTTGATGTGAGTATAAACAGCTGGTTGTTTCAATTGCAAGGATCTACAACAATGCCTGTTTTTAATGTGTACGGCGGATTGGGATATGTTACCGGTACATCAGATTTTGACGTATTAGGAACCTACAGGGTTCGGGCAGGGGTTCCATTCTTTGAAACTACCAACGAATTTACCGATCCTTTTTCGGTAACTAATAAAATTTCAGGCATACGGGCTACCTTGGGCGCAAAATTACAGTTAGGTTTTTTCGGCCTTCATGCCGATTACAATATTGCCGAATACAATAATGTTTCGGTTGGAATGCACTTCGGAATTTAA
- the mdh gene encoding malate dehydrogenase, which produces MKVTVVGAGAVGASCAEYIAIKDFASEVVLLDIKEGYAEGKAMDLMQTASLNGFDTKITGTTGDYSKTAGSDICVITSGIPRKPGMTREELIGINAGIVKSVSSSLVEHSPNTILIVVSNPMDTMTYLVHKTTGLPKNRIIGMGGALDSARFKYRLAEALGAPISDVDGMVIGGHSDKGMVPLTRLATRNSVPVTAFISEERLEQVKEDTKVGGATLTKLLGTSAWYAPGAAVSGLVQAIACDQKKIYPCSTFLEGEYGLSDICIGVPVVLGRDGIEKVVEIDLTDAEKNHMSESADGVSATNELLEL; this is translated from the coding sequence ATGAAAGTAACAGTTGTTGGCGCAGGTGCGGTAGGCGCGAGTTGCGCAGAGTACATCGCCATTAAGGATTTTGCAAGTGAAGTAGTGCTTCTGGATATCAAGGAAGGATATGCCGAAGGGAAAGCGATGGATCTAATGCAGACGGCTTCTTTAAACGGATTTGACACCAAAATTACCGGTACTACAGGCGATTATTCGAAGACTGCAGGAAGTGATATTTGTGTGATCACCAGCGGAATTCCACGTAAACCGGGAATGACTCGTGAGGAACTGATCGGGATCAATGCAGGAATCGTAAAATCGGTTTCTTCCTCTTTGGTTGAGCATTCACCAAATACGATTCTTATCGTTGTGAGCAACCCTATGGATACAATGACTTACCTGGTTCATAAAACCACCGGACTTCCAAAGAACCGTATCATTGGTATGGGTGGAGCGCTAGACAGTGCACGTTTCAAATATCGCTTGGCTGAAGCATTAGGCGCGCCTATCAGTGATGTAGACGGAATGGTGATTGGAGGTCATAGTGATAAAGGAATGGTTCCTTTAACTCGACTTGCAACCCGTAACAGCGTTCCGGTTACTGCGTTTATTTCTGAAGAGCGCCTTGAACAGGTTAAGGAAGATACTAAAGTTGGTGGAGCTACACTTACTAAATTATTGGGAACTTCGGCTTGGTATGCTCCCGGAGCAGCTGTTTCGGGATTAGTACAGGCTATTGCTTGCGATCAGAAAAAAATATACCCCTGTTCCACCTTTTTAGAGGGAGAATACGGACTTTCAGATATATGTATAGGAGTTCCTGTAGTTCTTGGACGTGACGGAATTGAAAAAGTGGTCGAAATAGACTTGACCGATGCCGAAAAGAATCATATGAGCGAAAGTGCCGATGGCGTAAGTGCAACCAACGAATTGCTTGAATTGTAA
- the secDF gene encoding protein translocase subunit SecDF: MQNKGLITVFAILFGLVSLYQLSFTYIANQVEDDAKEYARSMFSENEPDERSLAEVKYLDSMATEEVFMGIDYKTAVDKQLNKGLDLKGGINVILQVSVQDILRGLANNSKDPAFNQALANAVELQKQSQETYLESFFRAFEAIPGDNSLASPDIFFNKNLEDEINASMSNEEVKSVIERKLDESIASAFEVLRKRIDKFGVTQPNIQRLGNSGRILVELPGAKDIERTKDLLVQTAQLEFWEVFKADQFQNFFIEADAKIKELAKPETDSSVTDTTKVEDDDITELLVDEADQDDASADPSKANPLLSRISFGTPGYPVIATVESKDVNKVKEYLAMPQVRQLLPAELRYAKFVWGLPSTIETANNGTLEVVELYALQGNRENEPPLSGGVVTDAAQSYDQASRVSVDMQMNGKGAKIWEEMTGKAYTNQSQIAIVLDDIVYSAPGVTSGPIAGGRSSITGDFSITEGQDLANVLRAGKLPARAEIIQAEVVGPTLGQEAIDSGILSFLIALGFVLLWMIFYYGKAGVFADVALVVNILFIFGILAGLGAVLTLPGIAGIVLTIGISVDANVLIFERIREELAKGKAQKDAIKDGFNNALSSILDANITTGLTGLILLVFGTGPIKGFATTLLIGILTSLFTAIFITRLFIDGYTKNGKPLTCSTSITKNLFKNVNINFLGKRKVAYIISGILLCLSLGSLFTNGLNQGVDFVGGRTYTVRFDKDVNATDIQNDMIAVFGSAEAKTYGGDNQLKITTKYKVDDSGTEVDNEIEQMLYEGLKPNLPATMTFEDFKGDDEGKTIGRMEYYKVSPTIADDIKKSSFWAVLGSLIVVFLYILLRFRRWQFSLGAVAAVFHDVLIVLGIFSLTYKFMPFNMEIDQSFIAAILTVIGYSLNDTVVVFDRIREFFNEHSGWKMNRIINSALNSTLSRTLNTSITTLIVLLTIFILGAESIRGLIFALIVGVVVGTYSSLFIATPVFFDTVKKRGIDLTDKSKEEESEEEKK, translated from the coding sequence ATGCAAAATAAAGGACTTATAACAGTTTTTGCGATATTATTTGGTCTGGTAAGTTTATACCAATTATCGTTTACCTATATCGCCAATCAGGTTGAAGATGATGCCAAAGAATACGCAAGAAGCATGTTTTCTGAAAATGAACCGGACGAACGTTCGCTTGCCGAGGTTAAGTACCTGGATTCCATGGCAACCGAAGAGGTTTTTATGGGGATCGATTATAAAACTGCTGTAGACAAGCAACTTAATAAAGGGTTGGACCTTAAAGGAGGGATCAACGTAATTCTTCAGGTTTCAGTGCAGGATATTCTCCGCGGACTGGCCAACAACTCCAAGGACCCTGCTTTCAATCAGGCACTCGCCAACGCGGTTGAACTTCAGAAGCAATCACAGGAAACTTATCTTGAATCTTTTTTCAGAGCATTCGAAGCCATACCGGGAGACAACTCTTTGGCATCACCCGATATTTTCTTTAACAAAAATCTGGAAGATGAGATCAATGCTTCTATGAGTAATGAAGAAGTAAAGAGTGTTATCGAAAGAAAATTGGATGAGTCTATCGCCTCGGCTTTTGAAGTATTGAGAAAACGTATCGATAAATTTGGTGTTACACAACCTAACATCCAGCGTTTAGGAAATTCGGGGAGAATTCTCGTGGAACTACCCGGAGCAAAAGATATTGAAAGAACCAAGGATCTTTTAGTGCAAACGGCACAATTGGAATTCTGGGAAGTTTTTAAAGCAGATCAGTTTCAGAATTTCTTTATTGAAGCAGATGCCAAGATTAAGGAACTGGCAAAACCGGAAACCGACTCTTCAGTCACCGATACTACTAAGGTTGAAGATGACGATATTACAGAGCTCCTTGTTGATGAAGCCGACCAGGATGATGCTTCTGCAGACCCTTCAAAGGCAAATCCGCTACTTTCTAGAATATCGTTTGGAACTCCCGGATATCCGGTAATCGCGACCGTAGAAAGCAAGGATGTAAATAAAGTAAAAGAATATCTTGCGATGCCTCAGGTTCGTCAACTGTTGCCGGCAGAGCTTCGTTATGCAAAGTTTGTTTGGGGATTACCCAGCACGATCGAAACAGCTAACAACGGTACTTTAGAAGTTGTTGAATTATATGCCCTTCAGGGGAACAGAGAGAACGAACCCCCTTTAAGTGGTGGGGTAGTTACCGACGCCGCTCAGTCTTACGACCAGGCAAGTCGGGTATCGGTAGATATGCAAATGAACGGTAAGGGTGCTAAGATCTGGGAAGAGATGACCGGTAAAGCATATACCAATCAAAGTCAGATTGCCATCGTACTCGATGATATCGTTTATTCGGCTCCGGGAGTAACTTCAGGGCCAATTGCCGGAGGACGTAGTTCGATTACAGGAGACTTCAGTATTACCGAAGGTCAGGATCTCGCGAATGTTCTTAGAGCGGGTAAGTTGCCTGCGAGAGCGGAGATCATTCAGGCTGAGGTTGTGGGACCAACTTTAGGTCAGGAAGCTATCGATAGCGGAATACTTTCGTTCCTTATTGCACTTGGATTCGTATTGTTGTGGATGATATTTTACTACGGAAAGGCAGGTGTTTTTGCCGATGTTGCCTTGGTAGTGAACATCCTTTTTATCTTCGGGATCTTAGCCGGACTTGGTGCGGTGCTAACCTTACCTGGTATCGCCGGTATTGTCTTGACCATTGGTATCTCGGTAGATGCGAACGTACTTATCTTTGAAAGGATACGGGAAGAACTCGCAAAGGGGAAAGCACAAAAAGATGCAATTAAGGATGGTTTCAACAATGCCCTTTCTTCGATTCTTGATGCGAACATCACAACAGGACTTACCGGTCTTATTCTATTGGTATTTGGTACAGGACCTATTAAAGGATTTGCGACTACTTTACTGATAGGTATTCTTACTTCGTTGTTTACCGCGATCTTTATCACAAGATTGTTTATTGACGGATATACGAAAAACGGAAAACCTTTAACCTGTTCGACATCTATCACGAAGAACCTCTTTAAGAACGTTAATATCAATTTCCTCGGAAAGCGTAAAGTGGCCTATATCATTTCAGGGATATTGCTCTGTCTAAGTTTGGGGTCATTGTTTACCAACGGCCTTAACCAGGGGGTGGATTTTGTTGGAGGTAGAACGTACACGGTGCGTTTTGATAAGGATGTGAATGCTACCGATATTCAGAATGATATGATCGCTGTATTTGGTTCGGCTGAAGCCAAGACCTATGGTGGTGATAATCAGTTAAAAATTACTACTAAATATAAGGTAGATGATTCCGGAACTGAAGTGGATAATGAGATCGAGCAAATGCTTTATGAAGGGTTAAAACCCAACTTACCTGCTACCATGACCTTCGAAGACTTTAAAGGTGATGATGAAGGAAAGACTATAGGTAGAATGGAATATTATAAGGTAAGCCCTACAATTGCAGATGATATCAAGAAATCTTCCTTCTGGGCAGTACTTGGATCTCTTATTGTGGTATTCCTTTATATACTTTTGCGTTTTAGAAGATGGCAATTTAGTTTAGGTGCTGTTGCAGCGGTGTTCCATGATGTGTTGATCGTATTAGGGATATTCTCCCTTACCTATAAGTTCATGCCGTTTAATATGGAGATCGATCAGTCCTTTATTGCGGCGATCCTAACGGTGATCGGATACTCGCTAAACGACACGGTGGTAGTATTTGACCGTATTCGTGAATTCTTTAACGAACATTCCGGTTGGAAGATGAATCGAATCATCAACAGTGCATTAAACAGCACATTGAGTAGAACTTTAAATACCTCTATCACCACACTTATCGTATTATTAACCATCTTTATTTTGGGAGCCGAATCAATTCGCGGATTGATTTTTGCCTTGATCGTGGGTGTGGTAGTAGGTACGTATTCTTCGTTGTTCATCGCAACGCCGGTATTCTTTGATACTGTGAAAAAGCGTGGAATTGATCTCACCGATAAGTCTAAAGAGGAGGAGTCTGAAGAAGAGAAGAAATAA
- a CDS encoding DUF192 domain-containing protein gives MKRIWIPLVLAAFIGLSEGCKEKTQSQSLTKEVTFTKEGELVLIKNENDSIVANLEIEIADDDYQTRTGLMYRKSMDNDKGMLFIFDEEVKRGFYMKNTEFALDIIYINSDKKIVNIAKNAVPFNTTTIPSEGPAKYVLEVNAGLSDKWGIKKGDLVDWTRQ, from the coding sequence ATGAAAAGAATTTGGATACCGCTGGTTTTAGCAGCATTTATAGGCCTTTCTGAAGGCTGCAAAGAAAAAACACAATCGCAATCGCTTACAAAGGAAGTTACGTTTACTAAGGAAGGTGAACTGGTCCTTATAAAAAATGAAAACGACTCTATAGTCGCGAATCTTGAAATAGAAATCGCCGATGATGACTATCAGACACGTACCGGATTGATGTACCGGAAATCCATGGATAATGATAAGGGGATGCTCTTTATTTTTGATGAGGAAGTGAAACGGGGCTTTTATATGAAAAATACCGAATTCGCTTTAGATATCATTTATATTAACAGTGATAAAAAGATCGTGAATATTGCGAAGAATGCGGTTCCCTTTAATACCACGACTATTCCTTCGGAAGGTCCTGCAAAATACGTACTGGAGGTCAATGCCGGTTTAAGTGATAAATGGGGTATCAAAAAAGGTGATCTCGTAGATTGGACCAGACAATAA
- the lgt gene encoding prolipoprotein diacylglyceryl transferase: MHYLSFVWDPAEGIDLGFFMIRYYSLMFVIAFTLGWFITKRIYKNEGESQEKLDSLFIYMVIATLLGARLGHVIFYQPELITEDPLSILLPIRTVPEFEFTGFQGLASHGAAISIIIAMFIYAKRVIKKPVLWVLDRIVIAVTCGGIFIRLGNFINSEIIGKPTGSDYGVIFAQLNETFPRHPAQLYESAGCVILFILLYYIYWKTEKSKQLGFIFGVFLVILWSIRFFVEFVKEAQVVGREDWYLNTGQLLSIPLVLAGFYFIWRSYNNRYEA, encoded by the coding sequence ATGCACTATTTAAGTTTCGTTTGGGATCCTGCAGAAGGGATCGATCTGGGTTTTTTTATGATCAGATATTACAGTTTAATGTTCGTTATAGCATTTACACTGGGTTGGTTTATCACCAAACGAATCTATAAGAATGAAGGAGAATCACAGGAAAAGCTCGACAGTCTTTTTATCTATATGGTCATTGCCACCTTATTGGGGGCACGACTAGGTCATGTGATCTTCTATCAGCCCGAATTAATCACTGAGGACCCATTGTCCATCTTACTTCCCATACGAACAGTACCCGAATTTGAATTTACCGGATTTCAGGGGCTTGCAAGTCACGGTGCTGCTATTTCCATTATTATCGCCATGTTTATTTATGCGAAACGGGTGATCAAAAAACCGGTTTTATGGGTTCTGGATCGCATCGTTATTGCAGTAACCTGTGGGGGAATTTTTATCAGATTAGGGAATTTTATTAATTCTGAAATTATCGGGAAACCTACCGGCAGTGATTATGGAGTTATTTTTGCCCAACTTAATGAAACCTTTCCAAGACATCCTGCGCAGTTATACGAATCGGCGGGGTGTGTCATTCTGTTTATCTTACTTTATTATATCTACTGGAAAACTGAAAAAAGTAAACAACTAGGCTTTATTTTTGGGGTATTCCTTGTTATACTCTGGTCTATCCGTTTCTTTGTCGAATTTGTTAAGGAAGCACAGGTGGTAGGCAGAGAGGATTGGTACCTCAATACCGGACAGTTATTAAGTATTCCACTGGTATTGGCAGGTTTTTACTTTATTTGGCGATCTTATAACAATCGATACGAAGCATGA
- the yidD gene encoding membrane protein insertion efficiency factor YidD, translating into MKKVLTYPFIILVRGYQVLISPLTPSTCRYTPTCSHYTIEALKIHGLFKGGWLALKRIGSCQPWGGSGYDPVPGSEEEI; encoded by the coding sequence ATGAAAAAGGTACTCACATATCCTTTTATTATTTTGGTAAGAGGGTATCAGGTTCTAATTTCTCCGCTCACACCATCAACTTGCAGATATACCCCTACTTGTTCACATTATACCATAGAAGCACTTAAAATTCACGGTCTTTTCAAAGGCGGGTGGCTTGCGTTAAAACGAATTGGCAGCTGTCAGCCCTGGGGTGGCTCCGGCTATGATCCGGTACCCGGTTCTGAAGAAGAAATCTAA